A section of the Oryzias melastigma strain HK-1 linkage group LG2, ASM292280v2, whole genome shotgun sequence genome encodes:
- the LOC112156746 gene encoding NLR family CARD domain-containing protein 3 isoform X1: protein MDQGENEDEASNPENPPCEVDEVQSEAQRKRRAPDPEPESASGSGPSCVSLRSDKSKDAEVDFRSECVAAERNYAKRRICSTSGPSCISLKSDRSKDIIHDFKSGHMAAERMDQELLEGPSSKSTPQDQSAIDSTFQLVENNMFTFMKEKLQEFKKRVSGEERQMSDKDMFGVDEEKDEILTEMFLEMTILFLKGIKEDDLADRLQSNFPTTCQRKLKTNQKKKFQCLFEGIAKAGNPTLLNEIYTELYITEGGTGELNEEHEVRQIEAASRKADRAEKTIKQEEIFKPLPGRQEPIRTVMTKGVAGIGKTVLTQKFTLDWAEGKAKQNIHFIFPFTFRELNVLKNKKFSLVELVHHFFPETKGICSFEDFQIIFIFDGLDECRLPLDFRNSEIVTDVTQSTSVGDLLTNLIRGNLLPSALLWITTRPAAANQIPAECVGMVTEVRGFADPQKEEYFRKRFKDKKQASTIISHIKRSRSLHIMCHIPVFCWITATVLEDLLKSREGGELPKTLTEMYVHFLVVQAKVKKVKYDGGAETDPHWSPESRKMMESLGKLAFEQLQKGNLIFYESDLTECGINVTEASVYSGVLTQIFIEEKGLYQDKVYCFIHLSIQEFLAALHVHMTFMKSGVNLLAEEQTSSQSSSPGQEPTDIQFYQTCVNAALKSQNGHLDLFLRFLLGLSKLNNQTLLQGLLVPTGSSIETDEKTIQHIKKKISENVSVEKNINLFHCLNELDDNSLAEEIQNFLNSGRLSVNTLSSLQWSALVVILLSDKDLDVFDLKKYSGSEEVLLKLLPVVKASNKALLSNCKLSERSCKALAEILSCESCSLRELGLSNNDLGDLGLKHLCVGLENPKCPLETLSLSGCGITKEGCTLLASALNSNPSHLKELDLSYNHPGTEGVKLLTPILDTLRVDPAGEEWLTPGLKKYSCQLSIDTNTVSRMIELSDNNSRMTRVDVLQPYPDHDDRFDLFQLLCRDALSGRCYWEVEWSGRVDVAVSYKGIKRKGDSDDRWFGFNDQSWMLCCDDTGYSIWHRNENVFVPSSSLSSSSNKVAVYVDYPAGILSFFEVSDTLIHLHTFNTTFTGPLYPGFGFEFRPGSWLSLCPV from the exons GATGGACCAGGAGCTCTTAGAAGGTCCCAGTAGTAAATCTACACCTCAGGATCAAAGTGCAATAGACTCCACCTTTCAG CTTGTGGAGAACAACATGTTCACTTTTATGAAGGAAAAACTACAGGAATTCAAGAAACGTGTGAGTGGAGAGGAGAGACAGATGAGCGATAAAGATATGTTTGGGGTTGACGAAGAGAAAGACGAGATACTGACAGAAATGTTTCTAGAAATGACAATTCTATTtctaaaaggaataaaagaaGATGACCTGGCTGACCGTCTGCAGAGCA ATTTCCCCACCACATGCCAGCGTAAACTGAAaaccaaccaaaaaaagaagttccagtgTCTTTTTGAGGGAATCGCTAAAGCAGGAAACCCAACCCTTCTGAATGAGATCTACacagagctctacatcacagagggaggaactggagagctgaatgaagaacatgaggtcagacagattgaagcagcatccaggaaagcagacagagcagaaaaaaCCATCAAGCAAGAAGAAATCTTCAAACCTCTTCCTGGAAgacaagaaccaatcagaaccgtgatgacaaagggagtggctggcatcgggaaaacagtcttaacacagaagttcactctggactgggctgaaggcaaagccaaacagaacatccacttcatatttccattcactttcagagagcTTAATGTGCTGAAGAATAAAAAGTTCAGCTTGGTGGAACTTGTTCATCACTTCTTCCCTGAAACCAaaggaatctgcagctttgaagacttccagatcatcttcatctttgatggtctggatgagtgTCGACTTCCTCTGGACTTTAGAAACAGTGAGATAGTGACGGATGTTACACAGTCCACCTCAGTGGGTGATCTGCTGACAAACCTCATCAGGGGgaacctgcttccctctgctctcctctggataaccacacgacctgcagcagccaatcagatccctgctgagtgtgttggcatggtgacagaggtcagaggCTTTGCCGATCCTCAAaaggaggagtacttcaggaaaaggtttaaagataaaaagcaAGCAAGCACAatcatctcccacatcaagagatcccgaagcctccacatcatgtgccacatcccagtcttctgctggatcactgctacagttctggaggatctgctgaagagcagagagggaggagagctgcccaagactctgactgagatgtacgtccacttcctggtggttcaggccaaagtcaagaaggtcaagtatgatggaggagctgagacagatcctcactggagtccagagagcaggaagatgatggagtctctgggaaaactggcttttgagcagctgcagaaaggaaacTTGATCTTCTATGAATCCGACCTGACAGAGTGTGGCATCAATGTGACAGAGGCCTCAGTGTACTCAGGAGTGCTGACTCAGATCTTTATTGAGGAGAAAGGTCTGTACCAGGACAAGGTCTActgcttcatccatctgagCATTCAAGAATTCCTTGCTGCTCTTCATGTCCACAtgaccttcatgaagtctggaGTCAACCTCTTGGCAGAGGAGCAAACCTCATCTCAGTCGTCCTCACCAGGCCAGGAACCTACAGACATTCAGTTCTACCAGACCTGTGTGAACGCGGCTTTAAAGAGTCAGAATgggcatctggacctttttctaCGATTCCTTCTGGGACTTTCAAAACTAAACAATCAGACCCTCCTACAAGGACTACTCGTTCCAACAGGAAGCAGCATTGAAACCGACGAGAAGACAATCCAAcacataaagaagaaaatcagtGAGAATGTGTCTGTGGAGAAAaacatcaacctgttccactgcCTGAATGAGCTTGATGATAATTCTCTGGCAGAGGAGATTCAGAATTTCCTAAATTCAGGCCGTCTCTCCGTAAACACACTGTCCTCTCTTCAGTGGTCGGCTCTGGTCGTCATTTTACTGTCAGATAAAGATCTGGACGTGTTTGACCTGAAGAAGTACTCTGGTTCAGAGGAAGTTCTTCTGAAGCTGCTTCCAGTGGTCAAAGCCTCCAACAAAGCTCT ATTGAGTAACTGTAAACTATCAGAGAGAAGTTGTAAAGCTCTGGCAGAAATTCTCAGCTGTGAGTCCTGCAGTCTAAGAGAGCTGGGCCTGAGTAACAACGATTTGGGCGATTTAGGACTGAAGCATCTTTGTGTTGGACTGGAGAATCCCAAATGTCCTTTGGAAACTCTCAG ccTGTCAGGATGTGGGATCACCAAAGAAGGCTGCACACTTTTGGCTTCGGCTCTGAACTCCAACCCCTCTCATCTAAAAGAGCTGGACCTGAGCTACAACCATCCTGGAACAGAAGGGGTGAAACTCCTTACTCCTATACTGGATACTCTCAG GGTGGATCCTGCTGGAGAAGAATGGCTGACACCAGGTCTAAAGAAGT ATTCCTGCCAACTCTCCATTGACACAAACACAGTGAGCAGGATGATCGAGCTGTCCGACAACAACAGCAGGATGACCCGTGTGGATGTGCTGCAGCCGTATCCCGACCACGACGACAGATTTGACCTctttcagctgctctgcagagacgCTCTGAGCGGCCGCtgttactgggaggtggagtgGAGCGGGAGGGTGGACGTAGCTGTGAGCTACAAGGGAATCAAGAGGAAAGGGGACAGCGATGACCGCTGGTTCGGCTTCAACGATCAGTCCTGGATGTTATGCTGCGATGACACTGGTTACTCCATTTGGCACCGTAACGAAAACGTTTTTGTCCCCTCCTCATCCCTGTCATCCTCCTCTAACAAAGTAGCCGTGTATGTTGACTATCCTGCTGGGATTCTGTCCTTCTTTGAGGTCTCTGACACACTGATCCACCTCCACACCTTTAACACCACTTTCACTGGACCTCTTTATCCGGGGTTCGGGTTTGAGTTCCGCCCTGGATCCTGGCTGTCTCTGTGTCCAGTTTAA